Proteins encoded by one window of Megachile rotundata isolate GNS110a chromosome 10, iyMegRotu1, whole genome shotgun sequence:
- the LOC100879215 gene encoding CAAX prenyl protease 1 homolog isoform X2, whose protein sequence is MRLVKLPDVVERIMTEDVYNKSRSYHLDTLNFNNVAKFYVLVVTTVCLLSLMYYHLWSWSIKVVKYFGFDEENEMLVSVVCMFFINIIYDIVHLPLNIYSKFVVEQKHGFNKETPALYIKNTLLAFAVRETIAPPILCALIWIIKNGGDYFYFYLWIFMIFVYIFMIILYPVAIAPLFDKYTPLPDEELKKKIEALAASINYPLTKIFVVNKSKRTTHNNAYLYGFYKFKRIVLFDTLIKNYSQLEKSETETKEPETEAKGCETDEILAILAHELGHWKCNHTLKLFFIAQVATMLNIFLFAKLVDYSPMYHAFGFVDSKPVFIGYSILSMFILAPFNTLLNFLTTVIGRRFEFEADRFAMILGYGAALKRSLIKLEVDNLTFPLYDKLYSGFHHNHPTVLERLEALDKED, encoded by the exons ATGCGTTTAGTTAAATTACCAGATGTGGTTGAAAGGATAATGACAGAAGATGTTTATAACAAATCACGTAGTTATCATTTGGATacattaaatttcaataatgTGGCCAAGTTTTATGTACTAGTTGTTACTACG GTTTGTCTATTATCTTTAATGTACTATCATTTGTGGTCATGGTCcattaaagtagtaaaatattttgGTTTCGATGAAGAGAATGAAATGCTTGTGAGCGTTGTATGTATGttctttataaatattatatatgacATAGTGCATTTACCCCTCAACATTTATTCTAAGTTTGTTGTGGAACAAAAACATGGCTTTAATAAAGAG ACCCCAGcattatatattaaaaacacACTTCTTGCATTTGCTGTTCGAGAAACTATTGCTCCACCAATACTTTGTGCATTAATATGGATCATAAAGAATGGAGGAGATTACTTCTATTTTTATCTTTGGATCTTTATGatctttgtttatatttttatgattattCTGTATCCAGTAGCAATTGCACCACTGTTTGATAAATATACTCCACTTCCTGATGAAGaactgaaaaaaaaaattgaagcatTAGCAGCATCTATTAATTATCCACTTACTAAAATATTTGTTGTGAATAAATCAAAAAGAACTACCCATAATAATGCCTATCTCTatggattttacaaatttaaaagaatTGTATTATTCGATacattgataaaaaattattctcaACTAGAAAAAAGTGAAACAGAAACAAAAGAGCCTGAAACAGAAGCAAAAGGATGCGAAACAGACGAAATATTGGCAATATTAGCACATGAATTAGGGCATTggaaatgcaatcacacattgAAACTGTTTTTTATTGCTCag GTAGCTAccatgttaaatattttcctaTTTGCAAAGCTTGTTGATTATTCACCTATGTATCATGCTTTTGGGTTTGTGGATTCTAAACCTGTATTTATAGGGTACAGTATTCTCAGTATGTTCATTTTGGCACCTTTCAATACG ttattaaactttttaactACAGTAATTGGAAGAAGATTTGAATTTGAAGCAGATAGATTTGCAATGATCTTAGGATATGGGGCAGCATTGAAAAGATCATTGATTAAGCTAGAAGTAGATAATCTTACTTTTCCTCTTTATGATAAACTATATTCTGGTTTTCATCATAATCATCCTACAGTTCTTGAAAGACTTGAAGCTTTAGATAAAGaagattaa
- the LOC100879215 gene encoding CAAX prenyl protease 1 homolog isoform X1, which translates to MTNFITLVEENLLYGILIIIWSLFLWKYYLSHRQKSLVMRLVKLPDVVERIMTEDVYNKSRSYHLDTLNFNNVAKFYVLVVTTVCLLSLMYYHLWSWSIKVVKYFGFDEENEMLVSVVCMFFINIIYDIVHLPLNIYSKFVVEQKHGFNKETPALYIKNTLLAFAVRETIAPPILCALIWIIKNGGDYFYFYLWIFMIFVYIFMIILYPVAIAPLFDKYTPLPDEELKKKIEALAASINYPLTKIFVVNKSKRTTHNNAYLYGFYKFKRIVLFDTLIKNYSQLEKSETETKEPETEAKGCETDEILAILAHELGHWKCNHTLKLFFIAQVATMLNIFLFAKLVDYSPMYHAFGFVDSKPVFIGYSILSMFILAPFNTLLNFLTTVIGRRFEFEADRFAMILGYGAALKRSLIKLEVDNLTFPLYDKLYSGFHHNHPTVLERLEALDKED; encoded by the exons atgactaACTTTATAACATTAGTTGAGGAAAATTTACTTTAcggaattttaataataatatggtcACTATTTCTGtggaaatattatttaagtCATCGTCAG aaaTCTTTGGTAATGCGTTTAGTTAAATTACCAGATGTGGTTGAAAGGATAATGACAGAAGATGTTTATAACAAATCACGTAGTTATCATTTGGATacattaaatttcaataatgTGGCCAAGTTTTATGTACTAGTTGTTACTACG GTTTGTCTATTATCTTTAATGTACTATCATTTGTGGTCATGGTCcattaaagtagtaaaatattttgGTTTCGATGAAGAGAATGAAATGCTTGTGAGCGTTGTATGTATGttctttataaatattatatatgacATAGTGCATTTACCCCTCAACATTTATTCTAAGTTTGTTGTGGAACAAAAACATGGCTTTAATAAAGAG ACCCCAGcattatatattaaaaacacACTTCTTGCATTTGCTGTTCGAGAAACTATTGCTCCACCAATACTTTGTGCATTAATATGGATCATAAAGAATGGAGGAGATTACTTCTATTTTTATCTTTGGATCTTTATGatctttgtttatatttttatgattattCTGTATCCAGTAGCAATTGCACCACTGTTTGATAAATATACTCCACTTCCTGATGAAGaactgaaaaaaaaaattgaagcatTAGCAGCATCTATTAATTATCCACTTACTAAAATATTTGTTGTGAATAAATCAAAAAGAACTACCCATAATAATGCCTATCTCTatggattttacaaatttaaaagaatTGTATTATTCGATacattgataaaaaattattctcaACTAGAAAAAAGTGAAACAGAAACAAAAGAGCCTGAAACAGAAGCAAAAGGATGCGAAACAGACGAAATATTGGCAATATTAGCACATGAATTAGGGCATTggaaatgcaatcacacattgAAACTGTTTTTTATTGCTCag GTAGCTAccatgttaaatattttcctaTTTGCAAAGCTTGTTGATTATTCACCTATGTATCATGCTTTTGGGTTTGTGGATTCTAAACCTGTATTTATAGGGTACAGTATTCTCAGTATGTTCATTTTGGCACCTTTCAATACG ttattaaactttttaactACAGTAATTGGAAGAAGATTTGAATTTGAAGCAGATAGATTTGCAATGATCTTAGGATATGGGGCAGCATTGAAAAGATCATTGATTAAGCTAGAAGTAGATAATCTTACTTTTCCTCTTTATGATAAACTATATTCTGGTTTTCATCATAATCATCCTACAGTTCTTGAAAGACTTGAAGCTTTAGATAAAGaagattaa
- the Pex13 gene encoding peroxisomal biogenesis factor 13: MAPERVGAAGGNQLKNVPNILPSLPGASAPFPSSNFQSVNPPPLPPRQPVQNYSGFNDYQRPFRSNYYGGYGHGYDSQYRGFGGYNSYSNYNNLGGFGGHSGDVENRFFQYIEDSTRPTFHVIETILHTFSSMTMLLESTYFALTNSFRAVLSVADNIGKLHSSLGQLFSTFALIRFVKWLYRKIVHGAGFQGQGTFNDELWDKSLAKIGNENAHNSSFWSGFLLFSVFFIIPYMIHKISRNIKNIQTKGKDPKEWHQYEEPAYIATVLYDFVARNNDELSVKAGQKLCLAPQSLQPKNLPGWYQATDNVNIGLVPYNYVKVIGQLKKMKKNNEEMTLNKDQLTTSEKHKQDNKENSDVTKSDENKQ, from the exons ATGGCGCCTGAAAGAGTAGGTGCTGCTGGTggaaatcagttaaaaaatgtacCAAATATTTTACCCAG tTTACCAGGTGCATCAGCACCATTTccctcttcaaattttcagtcaGTAAATCCTCCACCTTTGCCACCACGTCAACCAGTTCAAAATTATTCTGGttttaatgactatcaaagACCATTTAGATCAAATTATTATGGTGGCTATGGACATGGTTACGACAGTCAATACAGAGGATTTGGAGGATACAATTCATATTCTAATTATAACAATCTAGGAGGTTTTGGTGGACACAGTGGTGATGTTGAAAACAG ATTTTTTCAATATATAGAAGATAGCACTAGACCAACTTTTCATGTGATTGAAACAATCCTTCATACATTTTCATCGATGACAATGCTCTTAGAATCCACATATTTTGCTTTAACGAATTCATTTAGAGCAGTTTTGAGTGTTGCAGACAATATTGGAAAATTACATTCTTCTCTAGGACAATTATTTAGTACCTTTGCATTAATTAGATTTGTAAAATGGTTATATAGAAAAATTGTACATGGTGCTG GATTTCAGGGTCAAGGTACATTTAATGACGAACTGTGGGATAAATCTTTAGCTAAAATTGGAAATGAAAATGCTCATAATTCTTCTTTTTGGTCTGGGTTTCTATTGTTTagtgtattttttattataccatatatgattcataaaatctcaaggaacattaaaaatatccaaaccAAAG GAAAAGATCCAAAAGAATGGCACCAATATGAAGAACCAGCTTATATTGCAACTGTATTGTACGATTTCGTTGCAAGAAATAATGATGAATTGAGTGTTAAAGCTGGCCAGAAACTTTGTCTTGCACCCCAGTCTTTGCAACCAAAAAATTTACCAGGATGGTATCAAGCGACTGATAATGTAAATATTGGTCTTGTTCCTTATAACTATGTCAAAGTTATAGGtcaattgaaaaaaatgaaaaaaaataatgaagaaatGACTCTGAATAAAGATCAACTCACTACAAGTGAAAAACATAAACAGGACAACAAAGAAAATTCTGATGTCACAAAAAGTGACGAAAACAAGCAGTGA
- the Vha26 gene encoding V-type proton ATPase subunit Vha26, translated as MALSDADVQKQIKHMMGFIEQEANEKAEEIDAKAEEEFNIEKGRLVQQQRLKIMEYYEKKEKQVELQKKIQSSNMLNQARLKVLKVREDHVRNVLDEARKRLSEISQDVSQYREIMKLLIVQGLCQLTESHVTIRVRQVDLPLVESIIESVQDNYKQITRKDVAIKIDQDNFLPPDSCGGVDLFAAKGRIKVSNALETRLELIAQQLVPEIRSALFGSNPNRKFSD; from the exons ATGGCACTAAGTGATGCAGATGTACAAAAACAG atTAAACATATGATGGGTTTCATTGAGCAAGAAGCCAATGAAAAAGCAGAAGAAATTGATGCTAAAGCAGaggaagaatttaatattgaaaaagGTCGATTAGTTCAGCAACAAAGACTTAAAATTATGGAATACTATGAGAAGAAAGAGAAACAGGTGGAACTTCAAAAGAAAAT tCAATCATCGAATATGCTGAATCAGGCTCGTCTAAAAGTCCTGAAAGTTAGAGAAGATCATGTACGTAATGTACTTGATGAGGCCAGGAAAAGATTAAGTGAAATATCACAAGATGTTTCACAGTATagagaaattatgaaattattgatTGTTCAAGGCCTATGTCAG TTGACAGAAAGTCATGTAACTATTCGTGTACGTCAAGTTGATCTCCCTTTAGTTGAATCTATTATTGAGTCGGTTCAAgataattataaacaaataaCAAGGAAGGATgttgcaattaaaattgatCAAGATAATTTTCTACCTCCTGACAGCTGTGGTGGTGTTGACTTATTTGCAGCAAAAG GACGTATAAAAGTCAGCAATGCTTTGGAAACAAGATTAGAATTAATAGCACAGCAATTGGTACCAGAGATACGTTCTGCTCTCTTTGGATCTAATCCCAATCGTAAATTCAGTGATTAA